A region from the Triplophysa rosa linkage group LG4, Trosa_1v2, whole genome shotgun sequence genome encodes:
- the LOC130552772 gene encoding cystatin-1-like, with product MLPLSDLEISSKTMRRFLEFLKIVFLLAVVAMAAPAGQGEDVDPEDPEVQACATFAVESFNRFYHDPHVYQITEIKSVRRLNVGGGQYEIDLEVKKTQNLKENRSNPKPKDPTNREGPEVMQCYFSVLSSKWRNQRTLLRSSCH from the exons ATGCTCCCATTAAGTGATTTAGAGATCTCATCTAAAACAATGCGTCGTTTCTTGGAGTTCCTCAAAATCGTGTTTCTTCTGGCTGTGGTGGCCATGGCGGCTCCCGCTGGTCAAGGAGAAGATGTTGACCCTGAAGACCCAGAGGTCCAGGCCTGCGCCACGTTTGCTGTCGAGTCTTTTAATCGCTTCTACCATGATCCACATGTGTACCAGATCACCGAAATCAAGAGTGTCAGGAGACTG AATGTTGGTGGAGGTCAATATGAAATAGACCTGGAGGTGAAAAAGACACAGAACCTAAAGGAAAATCGCTCCAACCCCAAACCTAAAGACCCAACTAACAGAGAGGGTCCAGAG gtgATGCAGTGTTACTTCAGTGTTCTGTCAAGTAAATGGAGAAACCAGAGGACATTACTGAGAAGCAGCTGCCATTAA